The Candidatus Polarisedimenticolaceae bacterium genome has a window encoding:
- the metK gene encoding methionine adenosyltransferase yields the protein MPVQGRHLFSSESVTEGHPDKVADQISDAVLDAILDPDPLGRVACESLLTTGLCLIAGEISTTTYVDLPKVARRTIEEIGYTDAAFGLDARSCSVLSAIDEQSRDIAMGVDTGGAGDQGMMFGYACRETDELMPMPIMLAHRLTQRLAECRKRGLVEFFRPDGKSQVTIEYDGPAPIRVDTVVVSTQHAPSATNAQIEEAVRETVIKAVIPPHLLDARTRVLVNPTGRFVVGGPHGDTGLTGRKIIVDTYGGMGRHGGGAFSGKDPTKVDRSASYMARHVAKNIVAAGLADRAEVQLAYAIGVAEPVSVLVDTFGTGKVPEASIERAVRDVFQLTPKGIIEHLDLRKPIYRRTAAYGHFGRLEPGFTWETTTHAEALSRGVKA from the coding sequence ATGCCGGTCCAGGGCCGCCATCTGTTCTCGTCCGAATCCGTTACCGAGGGGCACCCCGACAAGGTCGCGGACCAGATCTCCGACGCCGTCCTCGACGCCATCCTCGATCCGGATCCTCTCGGGCGGGTGGCGTGCGAGAGCCTGCTCACGACGGGGCTCTGCCTCATCGCCGGCGAGATCTCCACGACCACCTACGTCGACCTTCCGAAGGTCGCGCGCCGCACGATCGAGGAGATCGGCTACACGGACGCCGCCTTCGGGCTGGACGCCCGCAGCTGCTCCGTCCTGTCGGCGATCGACGAGCAGTCCCGCGACATCGCGATGGGCGTCGACACCGGGGGCGCCGGCGACCAGGGGATGATGTTCGGCTACGCCTGCCGCGAGACCGACGAGCTGATGCCCATGCCGATCATGCTCGCGCACCGGCTGACCCAGCGCCTGGCCGAGTGCCGGAAGCGCGGCCTGGTGGAGTTCTTCCGCCCCGACGGAAAGTCGCAGGTCACGATCGAATACGACGGGCCCGCCCCGATCCGCGTGGACACCGTCGTGGTCTCCACGCAACACGCGCCGTCGGCGACCAACGCGCAGATCGAGGAAGCGGTCCGGGAGACGGTGATCAAGGCCGTGATCCCGCCGCACCTGCTCGACGCGCGCACGCGCGTCCTCGTGAACCCGACGGGACGCTTCGTCGTCGGCGGGCCGCACGGCGACACGGGGCTCACCGGCCGCAAGATCATCGTCGACACCTACGGCGGCATGGGGCGTCACGGCGGCGGCGCCTTCTCGGGGAAGGACCCGACGAAGGTCGACCGCTCGGCGTCGTACATGGCGCGTCACGTCGCGAAGAACATCGTCGCCGCGGGCCTCGCCGATCGCGCGGAGGTCCAGCTCGCCTACGCCATCGGCGTCGCGGAGCCGGTCTCGGTCCTCGTCGACACCTTCGGGACCGGCAAGGTCCCGGAAGCCTCGATCGAGCGCGCCGTCCGGGACGTCTTCCAGCTCACCCCCAAGGGCATCATCGAACATCTCGACCTCCGCAAGCCCATCTACCGGCGCACCGCCGCGTACGGGCACTTCGGCCGTCTCGAGCCAGGGTTCACCTGGGAGACGACCACGCACGCGGAGGCCCTTTCCCGCGGAGTCAAGGCATGA